The nucleotide sequence gtGGGGTCATCGCGCAATTCCTTGGGTCGAGCGCCGTCAACAAGAAACTCGACAGCGGGGTGATGGCGATCCAGGCCGACGAGAGGATCTGGACATGATTTAACTTCCTGTATACAGGCTATGCTACTAAGAATCAGAtctaaaattttgagattatcattactaatatcattaaattgcaataaattacaatattGATACGTTTCCAAAAACTCTCCAGAGCGTAGATCACCACCACCAGATGGTACCAAATTCCTATCGTCCGAGCGGTACCATACGATATTgggtaaattaaaatcaccaacaattaagattaaattatCATTGTACGCATCGCGAATCGATGACATCGTCCGTCTTGCGTGACATCGTCGAACATCTATCTCGCCGAAAGAGTGTATAATTCGAACAGAAAAACTCACCATCAGCAATCGACGGATTAAGGGAAGTTTCGGTAAGGCAGATGATATCGTGGCCAAGAGTAGAGGAGTTAATGAGTGATGTTGCAGTCTTTGACCGCAAACCATTTACATTGTGATAATAAACTGTGATAGCcattgaaaaaacaaaaatccgCAAAAACACTAGTTTCGAGCGCTACACCGTAAAGAAACGGAACTACAGTTTATTTAGATCGCGCAGTCGATCATCGGATGATCAGAACATGAGATCGCTCGGACTTACGCACTCGAATAACGTCACCCTTGAACCACACAAATTTGTACTGTTTCTCCGCCGCCACCAATTTCACGTCGCGAAGAAGTTTGACATTTTCCGAAGTTAAATGCTCGTTAACATAAATACCGCTCCCCAAACTCGCCACCGCAATACAATGTTCTTGGGCTTACAATCTTTAGATTGAGCAGAGTTGTGTGCCGGAGTGCCTCCAGCAGGAAGACGGTGAACGGCATCAATACCACTGGAAGAAACCGGAGAGCCGACGGCATCCCCAATCAAGCCGATAACATCAGTGAGCGATTCTGAGGCACCCTCTGGGACGCCAgagataattaaattattgcgCCTGGAATATTGCTCCAACCGCTCAAGCCGCATTGAAACTTCCCCCAAGCTAGATTTAAGGGCAATATTTTCAGCATTCACAGAATCCAACTCCCTTAACTTTTTGTCCAGATcggtaatttttatttcgaagtCGGAAATCTTCTCACCGTAGAAGGTAACAGCACGGAGAACTTCATATTTATTGGACAACCCTTTCATCTCAGCCTGAATATCCTTTAGAATTTCAAACATTCCCTCAAGTGACCCTATTTCGGAATGCTGACAAGATTTTTGTAAGGAATTTTGCTGTGAGGAACCACCCAGGGACTGTAACCGACGGGAATTGTCGAGGGAGATGAGGGGGGTAGATCATCAGTAATTATAATAGATCGGTCCGATCTGATCGAACAGGAGCGACATCTCCAACTCGCGCCCTCAGCTTTGTAGACGCGAAGATTCTCTAGGGTCAGGCCAACGCATTTCGCACGATAGCACGCTCCACAGTCACCAGCGCACTGAAGTCCGGGATACTTTCTCAAAATCTTACCGCTGCAAGAAACGCACTCCATCTCACTCACGTTGGCAAAGCCAGTACCGGTACGTAAGCACAGCAAAAAAGAACGTGAGGACGATGAACACTTCTATTAGCAAAAATTAAGGAAATAAAGATTGATAACACTGTGGAAGTCAGCAactaatttccaaaaaaaaacttgaacaAATCACGAACAGTACTAAAAACTATATATCGCGATTAAAATTATCTCAATTAGAACCGAAAACATCCGAAAACATCCGAATCTTGATCGCATATTGTTGCTAGTGGATGTAATCCAATCGAGAAACATTTTTCTACTTCTTCGACTTTTTCTTTTCCCTGGGATTCGACTCTGGAGACCTTGATCTTTTTTCGACTTGTTTTTTGTCACTAGCAGCCGCCTGTCCTTTTGAGGCCTGCAGTCTACTTTTCCTTGAAGTGAAGGAAGATCCAGCCTGCCCTTTAGAGCTGGCCGGAGCCTTCCCCTCATGTTTTTTTGGTTGAGGCAGAGGATGCCACTTCACTGGTCGTGGCAGGCCCTTTGGCCAAAGCTGCtgctgtattttttttaagtgttcCCACGTATGTGAGTTGACTTTCAAAAGATTTACTAGTTCAATTGAAGAGAACCAATTATCAGCCGTTATATTTCTGTTTGTGTTCGAAATTGGCTGTACAAGTTTTAGAACCGCCTGTGTTGGTTTAGAATGCTTACATTGTTGTTTGGTCAAATTGTTACCATCAGAGTTTTTTCCAGCGTATATGTAAGCATTGTAAAGGTACCCAGTTCTGGCATCTGTTAAAGCCATAAGCTTTAAGCCATACTTAGCCGGTTTGTTTGGTatgaacattttaaatttgcaaCGACCACGGAAAGCAATCAGCATCTCATCGATACAGGCATTGGTTCCAATAGTATAAGCTGTTTGACAATTGATTATGAAAGCATTAAATATCTCAGATATAGCAGCCAATGGATCTTCTTTGCATCGTTTTTGTCTTGTATCAGTATTATCAAATCTTAGACAGCAGAGAATTATTGCAAATCGATTTACATTCGTCACCGATCTAAAAATATCTCGACCAGACCCATCTGTTGCAAAGATCGCAAATCTTTGTGATTCGATTTGAAAATTGACGTAAGTATTAATAAACCTAGATTATATAGATAAACCTTTTAATTCTACTATATCCAAATCTCGAAGATCTGAGTTATTTgggtttttgtatttttgtcgAATCTTTCCAAGTCGAGAAGATCCAATTAGATGATTTAGAtgattagatttagatggtTTGATgattccaaaataatttttagaataTTGTCATCAAAGAAAAGATCCCATACCTTTTCAGGATCGGCGTTGTAAACATCTCTTGTTTTCAGACCTGGGCATTTAACAACAATATTATGTTGTAGTGTTCGCGTGTTCTTACGTATTAAAGGTTTTTTCGACCatttaaaacggtttttacCATAAAAGTAATTACTTCTTACATTCGCATTGCAATCTTCATTATTTAATCCTTCATCTTCAGTAGAGTAGTTACCTTCTTCACTGATTTGTTCAATTTCAGACTCACTATCGTCATCTGATTCTATAATATGAGGAGCTCGCGTGCAAAACCGGATATAaccatttttacaaatttttcagCAGATGAGAAAAACACCTCAcgcattattttaaaaataaagtactgcttcgaaaaaacaattttacgtTAATAAGCATAGCCAACTGACTACTGCATatctttttgttaaaaaggtAATCAGTTCGGTGCTATTGGCAAAAAAACATTGGATATATCCGGTTTTGCACAAAAATGAGTTAAAAGTAAAGTACTaactaaattaacaaaacaaattaaatatgtaCTGCAGTTTCTTCATGAAGACAGTCGCATAGCTCTGTATCATCATCTTGGATGTCATTGTTTTCTAAAGTATCTTTCTCTCCTCCTCTGGTACTgactaacaaatttttttttttttaaattggtgattaattagaaaaattaaattacttctTATACTTgctgtttaaatatttattgataccGGTTTCGAAGTTTCACTTCATCATCAGTCAAAACGTCAAATCCTAATAAATGTAGATCGTCATAGAACCACACacgttgaaaaattaaacatgaCCGGTATTTGTCGATTTTCTGTTGTGTAAGTTTTCGATTTCATTTTATCTTTAGACAATATTTAATGTGTTAACTGTAAGATTTTGTTTCGACATTTATGTAGTGATATTTTGTTAGATGaacgtttaatttttcaacgtGTGTGGTTCTATGACGATCTACATTTATTAGGATTTGACGTTTTGACTGATGATGAAGTGAAACTTCGAAACCggtatcaataaatatttaaacagcAAGTATAagaagtaatttaatttttctaattaatcaccaattttaaatattatctaagagcttgcaacatggattcaaataagataacaaatttttgtaccaCAAAAGGTCTTCCCGGTCTTGCCATTCCTTTCCAAAATGTTCTTTTATCAAATGAATcaaacttttcttctttttatctGGTATGCAATTACGTAATGGCAACCTACTAAGCTGTAGGTTTGTTTCGgattttccttttttgataAGCGATTGCCAAGTTGTGGTAGGCGACCTAAACCCGTAATATTCTAACGTCGCTACCTTAACAGTAGTTTCGTTATCTCTATCTgtaaatttttgcaatttgattattttgcagTCAGAAATtcctttaacttttttgtacaCGTTTTCTAGGTTTTTGATATTATACAATTGCCAGTCAGAACCAAGTGCCTTTACCGAACCGACTTCTGCATAAAATTCCATGTATTTCTCTTTCGATATTATGACAggatttcttttcaaaattttttccaCCCTACCAAATGATCTGTCTGCAGGCAGGTAACTATGCCCTCGGACAGGAAATGTTATTTCTATTGCTGTCACATTATCTGGAGACTTGGTTTTAACCTTCGCCcgactaaaataattaaaaaactttacttACCAAAACAGGGTCAACATTGACCCActgtttatattatttagtCGTATACAAaacatatacatatttttgtattaatactACTTtctatgaatttttaaataaaacacagTGTTTAGTACTTTAATCcatatttctaataaataacaaaaaataaaaacagatatattcttataaataaaaaaaaataaataaccttAGTCTTCGTTAGGTAGAACCtggaatcaaaaaaaaaataataataatttcatccCATTTAACCCTATTTCAACCCTAAAGAAAATGATACTATCCCAACAACTTATTATAATGTTTGTGTACCTTAAGATGGTTCCCCATCCTCATCTTTTGCGCAGTAAGTACAAGTTGTCTGTTTTACGGTAATAGACTGGCTGTGTTGAGAGCACACAAATTGATTGCATTTGTCGCATCGTTTAGAATGTTTATTATCACTTCCACGACATATGCGACAACGTCCTCTTTTAGTACCTTGACTAGGGGTATCATCCTTACTAGTTTTCCTTATTTTTCTTCCAGTACTTTCTATAGCTGTGGTCACCAAATTGGTAAAACCCCGACCATCTTCTTCAATTTTCTTTACTCATCTTTCCATTTGTGTCCTAGCAAGTTCCATTCCTAAATcttgaagaaatatttttcttcgatATGTTATGGATGAATCACTGTGCCACTCCGGATTTTTTATTGTCCACAAAACAAACGCGTTATAACATGCTATGTCAATCAAATTGAGAAATAGTCTAAGTGGCCATCTTCTCGTATTTCTTTTGCATGAATACTCACGCACAAGTTTGTCCAAAACATCTACgccactttttgttttgttatatgCCAGAATGATATCAGGtttaaatttttcgttttcatcaGCAATGTCATGTTCGTGATGGGTAGAGGAaagtaaaattacaaatttttttggtttagtAACATAGGACACTAATGTTAAGTCTCTAGTAAAGAGAAAATCAGACGAATATACTGCACGTGATTTTATATCCAAAAGACTCTTTGGTAAGTCCTTTCTATTTTTGCGCATAGTTCCAATTAAAGttagtttttcttttagaagCTCTTCCGCAAGAGTTAAAtcagtaaaaaaattatctgtcGTTATATTGCGGCCACTTCCATACCAATGATTTGCTAAAGTCTTTACTACGCGAGGTCCTTGATTTTGTTCAGCTGATCCTCCCTTTTTACCTAAGTAAACTTCTAAATTACAGCAATAAAATGTTGTCGCATCACATAATGTCCAAATTTTTATCCCATATTTGCCGGGCTTGCTGGGTATATAAACCTTAAATGGACAACGGCCTCTATAACTTACCAGCTGCTCATCTATTGTTCCAAATGCTGATGGGCAATATGAATCTCTGCagttttttgtgaaattatcAACAACATCGCGAATTGGAGCAAGTTTGTCTAGACTTTTTCTCTCTGTTCTTGTGGAAATGTCGTCAAAACGAAGGAAGCGTAAAATATCGCAATATCTATTTGGGCTCATACAAGCTTGATATATTGGTCTTGATAaagatatatttgttgaaGTCCACAAATTAACTGGGCTTTCTTTTGCTTCTCTAAATCTTCCTGATAAAATTAGTATTGCAAAGAAACCACGTATTTCCGTAACATCTACGTCTTGCCATGATTTGAATAAGTTGTCTTCATGAGTCTCATTATATTTACttataatttcttttgctCTTTGATTAGTAAATgtcagaaataaataaaaagtcaGAAATAAATCTGTCAAACCTTTTTCTTTGCGAATACAATCTGCTGCTCTTGTTTTCCttggtttttgagttatgtaTTTCCATGTGCGACCAGCAACTTCAATATTACGATCTAATTCTTCCTCAATTTCATCGCTAATATCGTTTTCCTCACTAGATAAAATATTGTCGTCATCATcatcaatattttcatttcCTTCTATAACATCTTCTACTTCTTCAGAACTATCACTAAATACTTCCCCAATCATCAACTCCCTTTCATTTTCGTCTTCCGAATCATTGAtaagattttgaaaaagttcGTCGTCCGATAACGCCTTTTTATATGCCATTGTACTATTTTGCTACGACGAACCACAAACACTACATTACACTGGTACGTACGGAAGTAAACTGAATTGAAAAACAAGTCTCAACTTGCATGAAATAAGTtcgttagaattaaaaaaaaataaaacacagtATACCAAAACCGGGTCACAGCTGACCCATTGCAACAAAATGCAATTTATTCTTGAACTGCGTTAATTTTCGTTTTGGTTATTATTGCTTATGTTTCAATAcgatattttagaaaaattcacaaaaggaaaaaaactaaaaaaaatatttagcaAGTTACAaggaaaaaaactaaatttcgGGTCAATGTTGACCCGGTTTCAGTAAAGCGAAGGTTAAGCCAATACATTAGTGTGTGAATGATGTACGAATTCTTATTCTGCCCACCACATCGGTAACAAGTAAATCTTGTCAGAATAATCTGACAAGATTTACTCCTTCATAATTTAAACTTTGAAGATGATGCAACAACGCCGAACCGATTTCAGTAGCTCCCCTGCTAGCTAAATCTTCGGTCCATACATAAAACGTTGGATATCGAGAAGTCATAGGTACGCAGCAAAAAGCATACAAACTAACTTGATGAGAATAAAATGCATCTCCGATTGGTGTACGGGGTAGCGGCTGGACCTGCTGAAGGTCAAAACAAAAGGTTATGTCatattaataagttaatttttagatGTACATTTGGTTGCCTAtgtttttatatacatataggTGGCGGTTTGAAATAAAGCTCAGTTCTTATCAGAAAATGAATCGTTTAACTTGACATGGCGCTGCGAAAATCACATGCGAagacgtaaaattttttaaaaaaattaaagagaaccaaaccttaaattaaaaaaaaaaatggatctaaatgataaatttattcaacCGATGTGTATGTCTGGTAATCTTgctgaaaattggaaaatatggaagcaaaaatttgaaatttatgcgGTTGCAACTCAATTAAATGGAAAAGGCGAAGATGTCCAATGTGCGCAATTATTGTACATGATAGGGGATGCAGttcttaaaatatataattcatttaaattcacggacgaagaaaaaaataaaattgcacctttaaaagaaaaattagaaaatcattttgtGCCGAAGAAGAATTTAACGTATGAACGATACAAGTTTTTTACATTAAGACAAGGTAGGGAAACAACTGAACAATTTATTACTACTCTAAAAAATCAAGCTTTCCATTGTGAATTTGATGGACTAACAAATGACTTGGTAAAAACCATGCTGATTACCGGAATCAATGATGGGGCGGTGCGAGAAAGATTACTTCAACGGGATTCAGACTCGTTAGAAAGGGCAATTGAGTGCTGTATTATGACAGAGACTGCTCGTCATCAGCTCGAGGACATGAATACAACATTAAACAAATCAATTAAGACGGAAGTGGATGTAATTAGAAGACAGAAATTCGAAAATGTTCAACAAGGGTCAAGGTCATTTATAAATCACAAACCTggtttggagaaaacaataaaaaactgCACCAGATGTGGTCGGTCACACgctataaataaatgtatcgCTTTTGGTAAGAGATGTtcttattgtaataaattgaaCCATTTTGCAAATTTATGTAAGAAAAAACTTAATTCATCAAAAACGCAAAGAAAGATTAATCACATAGATTCtaatttaatggaaaatttaagTGAAGATGTAAATCAATTTTCTATTGACTCAATCGAATATAATTCACAAaatgaattatgttataaaaatttacaagtTGAAGATtcacataaaataaaatttaaaattgatacagGCGCGAATGCAAATGTAATATCtttgaaaaagttaaaaatgataaattttaattgtaaaaaaattcaaaaatcaaatgaaatCTTATCTACATTCACGGGTCAAGTAATTCCAATAGTTGGAAAGTGTAATTTAAAGattcaatatttaaataatacgaatatttgtacattttttgttgaaaaaggGGATAATGACTCAATTTTAGGACTGAATAGTAGTCTtctgctaaaaattattaactttaatcaagaaaaagtaattaagaaaatagaTTCAATAGATATGGgttataaagaattaattaataaatacaaaaatatttttacggGTATTGGTCGAATAGGTAAACCTTACCATATTGAAATAGATAATAGTATTAGTCCTGTAGTTAAACCGATTAGAAATGTTCCTTATTCAttacaaaatcaatttaaaaattacttgaaAAGTTTGGAAGatttagatattattaaaaaagtaaattataGTACCGAATGGTGTAACTCATTTGTGTTGGTTAAAAAATTAGATGGTTCAATTCGTATTTGTTTGGATCCAAAAGATCTCAATACAgctataaaaaatcaaaaatataaaataccaACTATTGATGACATTATCTCAAAATTGAACGGTGCGAAATATTTTTCTGTACTGGACGCTACTAATGGGTTTTGGAATATCCCTCTAGACAAAGATAGCTCAGATTTATGTACGTTTGGAACTCCTTATGGACGATATAAATTTGTAAGATTACCATTTGGTATAAAAACTGCTAGcgaaattttccaagaaaaatttcgaaatgtGTTTGATATAGATGGTGTCGAAATTTATGTGGATGACGTATTGGTGTATGGTAGCACTAAAGAGGAACATGATAAAAGACTTAtagaagtatttaaaaaagccgaggaagaaaatattaaatttaatttaaataaatgcaaatttGGTGTAAATGAAGTAAAATATTTAGGTTATAGATTTACAGCTAAAGGAATTTTGCtagatgataataaaattaatgctaTCTTAGATATGCCACGTCcaagaacaataaaagaagTTCAACGATTTTTAGGTTTAGTTACTTACG is from Onthophagus taurus isolate NC chromosome 8, IU_Otau_3.0, whole genome shotgun sequence and encodes:
- the LOC139431395 gene encoding piggyBac transposable element-derived protein 4-like — protein: MAYKKALSDDELFQNLINDSEDENERELMIGEVFSDSSEEVEDVIEGNENIDDDDDNILSSEENDISDEIEEELDRNIEVAGRTWKYITQKPRKTRAADCIRKEKGLTDLFLTFYLFLTFTNQRAKEIISKYNETHEDNLFKSWQDVDVTEIRGFFAILILSGRFREAKESPVNLWTSTNISLSRPIYQACMSPNRYCDILRFLRFDDISTRTERKSLDKLAPIRDVVDNFTKNCRDSYCPSAFGTIDEQLVLPNED